In Salana multivorans, a single genomic region encodes these proteins:
- a CDS encoding glutaredoxin family protein encodes MRFTLFKKSQGCQPCVATQRVLDRHGLREGQHYDVRYLDLDAEALRFAKGLGHNAAPVVYVNEDRHWSGFWPGRVDELAQEVDRGDG; translated from the coding sequence ATGAGGTTCACCCTCTTCAAGAAGTCCCAGGGCTGCCAGCCGTGCGTCGCGACTCAGCGAGTGCTCGATCGGCACGGCCTTCGCGAGGGTCAGCACTACGACGTCCGGTACCTCGACCTCGACGCCGAGGCGCTGCGCTTCGCCAAGGGGCTTGGCCACAACGCGGCCCCGGTCGTGTACGTGAACGAGGACCGACACTGGTCCGGGTTCTGGCCCGGTCGCGTCGACGAGCTGGCCCAGGAGGTGGACCGTGGCGACGGCTGA
- a CDS encoding DUF7574 domain-containing protein, with protein MTEENPHIRSDRFRWIDSIDWDEESYQFNMTDAWLDTETGDVLVADDSGCSCPTPFEDTRLNDTTKIAHLKDLDAHVADRMEIEWSRAHPGQAGRVDRHQHFRASVEQALRGGE; from the coding sequence GTGACCGAAGAGAATCCCCACATCCGAAGCGATCGCTTTCGCTGGATCGACAGCATCGACTGGGACGAAGAGTCGTACCAGTTCAACATGACGGACGCCTGGCTCGACACGGAGACGGGCGACGTGCTCGTCGCGGACGACTCAGGGTGCTCGTGCCCGACGCCGTTCGAGGACACCCGGCTCAACGACACGACCAAGATCGCCCACCTCAAGGATCTCGACGCCCACGTCGCCGACCGCATGGAGATCGAGTGGTCGCGGGCTCACCCCGGCCAGGCGGGTCGCGTCGATCGCCACCAGCACTTCCGTGCGTCCGTCGAGCAGGCGCTGCGAGGCGGCGAGTGA